The Bactrocera dorsalis isolate Fly_Bdor chromosome 3, ASM2337382v1, whole genome shotgun sequence genomic interval GGTGCGCAAAatcgaagaaataaataatgacTTGGCCCGTTTTGTGCCACGAAATGTACCACTCGCTACTGATCATGCGGAAATTCAATATGTGGCACAAAAAATGCGCGACTTCTATTTTAACGGTCACAACATAACTCATGAGCAATTAGAATGCATGACGAATTTGTTGACAGACTATCACTTTATGGTTGACTTGCAGCTGGCTGTGGAATAtcaagcaaaatataaaacgtGCTCACCTCTCTATTTCTACCGTTATGACTATACCGGTGGCCGGGATCTTTTTAAAAGACACATGCAGTTGGAATTCATACCTGGCGCATGTCATGCTGACGAATTGCATTATCTTTTCCAAACACCAGGTATTGATTCAACGAAATTTGCAGAGAAGGATAGACGCAATATTAAACGTCTTAGTGTAATGTGGACTAATTTTGCTCGCCATGGTAACCCCACTCCAGCAGAAAGCAATATCACAAAAGACTTGGGTTGTGTTTGGCAGCCCATCAATAGCGTAAATAGTGAGGAGCAGGAGGATTTGAGCTTGAATTGTCTGATTATTGATGAAGAATGTAGAATGGCTCATGATCCAGATAAAGATCgtatggatttttggaaaggAATTTACCGAAGCTATCCAGCGTTGGATTACTCACGATTCAGTGCTAAGCTgtgaaattaaagtaaaaataggTTTATAAATAATGCTGTACATTTGAAATCATTTTGTTATCGGATTATTGGCGAATTGATATTATATAGCTCATAGCTTAAGTCAATTTTGATATTAATAGAAATATGTTTtccttttgtatatatgtacatatgtgtgtttccACTTCTAATTAGGAAtggtttataaaatattttattaaaataaaatattgttgcttGAGTATAAGATGACAcatgtttgttttaaaattattacgcGCGTAATGAGGATACGGAGAGATTCAACGTtgatcaaattaatttaattatacttaCTGACCTAATTTGTGTTAAAGGAAGTATCCTTTGCCATCCAATGCCAAGTAACTTCGACCTAAAGCCATAATTTcttatgttttcaaaaataaagttaaagaaGAAATTTGTGCATAGAGTTGTACTTTTAAACgatcatgtacatatattttcattaaatatttattcatttatttgacTAGTCCATTCGCTTAGAGACTATTTAAAAAATccttttgcttataaaatacaaattatcgaaacttaatttattgtttagtgaaaataaatgttttcttatgaaacaattaaaatcgaaattttgcTGCCGATGTGTACAACTTATTGTAACGGACGTTTTAAAATCGCCTTGTGAAAAGTAATTGGAGAACAAAATTGTATACAACTTACTActacagttttattttaataccatatattttaaataattatgtatattttttaaatttaaatttattgtgtaTCATTCTGTATTTGGCTTTGATTGATTTACTACATATTATTTCAATTAGAATTTAATTGCAGTaattcattgaaaattatttttggagtcACGGTGTTTCGAATTTGATCGAATCGAATCGAATTggattgtatttatattttaaagcgTATAAACCAAACGCGTACAAAAACCTATATTTtacaacatacacatacacaaatacatatatacatacatatgcaaattgaaagttgcaaaaaatattattcactaATTTCGAGTTTCATTTATCTACTATGCGTacaattcatacatacatacatttatactaacaacaattacatttaataatatttgaaattttcgtgttaaattttcagtttttgttgttaggCTTATTACGCCACGCTTTATTTTAGACATTCCAATGCGCCATCAAGGATCGTGCTCATATTCACGTACATTTGCGTAAAGGCAAacaaaacttatttgaaaaaatgtggtAGAATTGCCGTGTTTCTAAAATGCGTTTTTTGATgatatcgattttttaaaatatgcttaaaTTACTCGCAatttctaatattatataaacggatttataaacttttttgattttcaaatcTGTTTTTGGTGTTTGGACACAGCTGTTCAAGCATGCTTGTTTACATTTCAAGGTAAACAcgtattatttacttaaatgacTGCATAACCCAATTTGGGCATAATATTCAAAacgtaatattttaatattggatcCTTCCCGATTCAGAAAAGTGTTTACAAGTCGATTTAGAAAAGACTTTCGATTTATTGAGATTGCTTTTGCAGGTTTTTCGCTTCTCATCTGACAATATAAATCTAACTGGCTTTGAACTAATTCATTTGATTAAATCAACGAactaaaaacgtatttaaattaATGCGCTTATATGTAGtcttatagaaaaataataataaatagtatCGTAAATCGAAAAGCTATAAAATACTCCATCTTCAACGGAGCTGTGCTCGGGTATcaaaactaataattataattatgttacatacaaatgcatttgctAACAGTCAACAGCTTTAGCATGCTATTCGATACGCTTTGAGCTAATTACTTATTACGTGAACTTAGCCTTGGAGTGTTACTCCTGCAAAGatattgctaaatattattatttttaattatcttaCGATTTTGAGCTTAGAAACGCTTCAACGCAAATGTACGCTTCAAATATAGACATACAGCTCGATGGATTAATTCGTACTGCTCCGAATTTTGTACCATGCCACCGCGTTGGAGACGCAGATTGCAGACAATGCCCAACACATCGACAAAAATGTCGGGAATTTTTGGCAGATCATTTATAGTTGGCAATGGCCAAGGCAACGACTCCGCTTCAGCTGTTACTCCATCTAATTCGTGGTTATCCTTATGCTCATCATCGTCACTTTGTTGCTGCTGTCTATGTCGCAGTATGTAATTGATGTAGTAGAGCGTATTACGTGTGAAACTGCTCTCCGTGTCGATTACCCCGTTCGGCGTTGTAATAGCGCGCTGCGCTTCTTCTACGAACCGGCTAGGTAATGCAAAGTCTACAGGGCTGAGTAGCGTTTGTGCGGCTAATTCACCGCCAGCGCCAGCGCTGCTTTCCTGCTTTTTGCGAGCCTCTGCGGCCATTGTGGTTAGCGAATAGGCGAATGATTGTCGTAGCTGTCGAACAGCATTTAGTATGGCTGTCAGACAGCCAGTGCGTCCGATGCCTGCGGAGCAATGTATAACTGGCAGTGGCTGCATGGCATTGAATATATCCTGTTGATACAAATCTACCGGTTGCGCTGCAATATGCGAAGCATGCGTTGTTTGTGGTTGTAGGACCGAAATaacgtcgtcgtcgtcgtcgtctaTTTCGAAGGAATCAAATTCCGACTCGCATTTGCCGAGGTTAAGTATGTGCAAACAAATGTCGAGCAATGTATTGATGTCGCGTGGCGAGCGGTGGTCGGGCCAATCGGGATACCAATAATGATAACAGTACAAACGGTTGATTAGCAAGATTGTGTTGCGGTTGCCAGCACTAGACTCCTTAGTATTAGCGCCGATGTTGATGCAATACAAAATGACCAGCTTACGTATCGAGAAACCGTTCTTACGCACGATCCCAATGTTCTTGATAACGAAGTAATTGCCACGCGTCGATGGTAGAAAGGGTTGCAGTTCCTCGCTAACTTCGGCCTGATAGTATTCGATGCCGATGTGAGGTTCAGGCTCTGTACCGCCATCAGCCAAGTTTAGCGGAGGTGGAGTGCTTTCGTTTGGCAGCAAATATGCGTTAAAAAAATCCGCTGCCGCCGCAGTGGGTGTAACGACCTCGTGCCAACTGGTCGTTATGAATATTTCGTTCAGTTCGATGGGAAAATAAACGGCACATTTTTGTCGATTGTTTTCCGCGAAATTCGTGAGCATTATGACTTTTTGATAGTATTGTATCGTACCCGCCTTATTGTCGGTGGTTTGAAAATATCGACGAGTATTCTGGTATACCATTAGCCAGAATTCGAATATCGTGTTCGGCAAGGGCCCCTGAGTGGCCATATAACATTTCGATGTATAGTCCGGACCCTacgaaaaacaaatattaatattattagaaTAAGTTTAAATTACACTAACTAACCTTTATGTAATTTGCGTTGATATAGGGAACTTCGTCGGATATGTGTAGTTGCCGTGATATGTGCTCGGCTAAGTCTGCATGTTCTTCTCGAATATCTTCGGCCAATTCAGCCAGCTGTTTCCCCTCTTTTTCCAGCAACACGCGCGAGTTTTCATTTGGTAAAATCGTTTTGTACCGATTCTTGGCCTGTGAGCCGAATACCATCGGTTTCTCTTGGTGATTCAACGGAAGATCCCAAAATTCTTTATGCAAATCGCAGAAGATTCGCTTTTGCTCATCATCGTCTGGTTGTACCGTTGTGAGCACCGATTGCACTGCTGCCAAATAGCGTTCAGCTACTTCGCAGTCTTCGGAAGTAGTAACTCTGGTGCCCGGCGGTGTTTCGGCCTCTTTATTAGCACGGACACTTAACATTGGTACTGCTTGTTCCGCTAATCCTTTGTTATGCGACGCATAGGTGTTGTCGAAAATGTAATTCAGTTTAATTAAATCAAGCTGATTAAGGGCATTGGAAGCATTCTGTAGCATCTGTATATTGGCTAAGTAGATTTTGAACTCTTCACTTGTACTCTGCGGAGACAATGGGCGCGTCATAATATTTCGTACACCAGTGCATGAACACACGGTGCTATCCTGAAAATTGAAGCTATCACGGCGTACTTCGCCCAACTGTTGCTGACTGCCAGTGCCTGCACCACCTCCACCGTTAACGGCACAATCCAACAACATACTGGCGCTTGGCTTAAGATCTGATACGGAACCAAAGCAAACTTGCTTAGCGTTTCGTCGGTGAGCTTGATTCAAATCTGCAAAAGGTGTGGAGCCACGATTCAGACTTTCGCTACTGAAAAATCGCCTATGCGGTGTGGGTGGTGCACAGCAGGATGGCTTCGAATGCAATGCACTCATATCGGATTCTTCGACACAAGTGTCACCCAAAAAGAGACTACTGCTGGCGTGCACTTGTCTTTCGGTGCCGATTCCGCCAAATGAACTGCCCATATTCAGTGTGAGGCTCTGATTGGAGCCACGTCTTTCCAAAAGCCCACGCTTAGTCGTAGCATTACTGGTGGTGTTCTGAGTTTGTGTGATAAATGAAGAAGTGCGTGTAACCTTGTTCAGCGAATGTTGGCTGGCGTAGGAATTGAGATTTCCGCATGAGGCTGCTGTTAGACTTGTTAGCGTAAGACTTTGATTAGAACCGCGTCGTCGGAAAAGGCTCTGTTTGGCACCTTGTGTTGGAGTAGCATGAGCATGTGGCTGTGTTATAATGGGCGCACCACTTAAATCTATATTGCAACTTGATTTCGAATTTAAGTTTGTTGTGGAATTAGTAACGGCGGGACCAAGACTATAGTTGGAGACACTTAAACCGCTGCGACAATTACCAAGTAAATTACTGCACGAACCGTGTAGATTCAGCGTTAGACTGTGATTGGAGCCGCGACGCTGTAGCAAATTCGTGGAAGAAGCTGATGATATCGGTTTAGGTCGCATCGTAGCACTGGGCAGCTCCATAGACTTTTGTTTATGCGGTTGATGCGCACTAGATGCATTCGTCGTTGTTGAAAATTCGACCAGTGTTAGGAATTCAGGAAGAGTTTTTAAATTCGTATTTGATGCGTGTAGCATGGCGTTATGCTTATGGATTCCACGATGTGGTGTGAGAGCCAGCGTTGCCGTTCCAGGCGCGTAAGGCGCTGTCAACAGAGTGTTGTTACTACCTGTCCTTCCTCCATTGTCGGTACCTTCCGGCAGAACGACTACGGTGTCGGCATCGGCTTGCGGGTGTTCTGACAACTCAGATTCTCCTCCAATAGTAGCATAGGCGTCTGCAGAGTTTCGGTTGCGATGATAGACCGCCAACCATTCGGTAGACGCATTGCTGCTCGCGCTACTACCGCCGGGTAAACGGCGACGCGGTGTCCGAGGAAAACTACTACCACTCAGTGGTGTTTTTAATGAAGATGTAGTACTACTCGGACATAAAGATTGAGTTTGAAGATGGGCATGTGTAGTAAGCATACCATCACCTAGCAGTGCCAGTTGCGAAAGGGAGGTGGAACGATTACTTGCGGCCGCCGAGGGAATTCGCAAAGAGCGATCACCACTTACCCGCTCGAAACGTGCACCACTAACGCTACGCGGCATAAATTGTTGCAGCGGAAGATAGCCACGGCGAAGCGTTTGAGCGTCGATCTCATCACAACTGGCGTGGGAATTGTTTCGCCCGCCAGACGAAACTATAATTGTTAGTTCTGATTCCT includes:
- the LOC105222841 gene encoding uncharacterized protein LOC105222841, translated to MENCKNNNQPTTTLQQQHTHQHGASVSAVKMNSNSNCATPVHSEQPRGSFFEYTPPIGDASTDNDDISSNKSTPYYTPLEFIHGTFEFPSPTKLEHMEDIVELHCSSPPASEQTEIVLQRKTPTPTHVAASRSLAGARQQLSSSTSPVVSRKLRRFSLYERRSCSPQQLLIKNAVSASMDSSTECVAAMADKENAKPLYRSGMAMTERRDPHLRSNSGNSSPIALLEADAVSPKILDINTAGGSSSSTRLPCSPKLLASLNNLNLTGSPLGVISSAGYKNGNYFKFPEIDQVVHDQSGPDPPTEDASPCVCDNQQTRNSRQRNNGSSKERQKSVSSNSNSNTCLNRNCQESRNDPTTTSTSTKPSAIHSTAADGKKNRKNKNNLTIKITDVPCTIKGPSAIVPTSPSPSSKPKTPTIKSTKEKALSLDSAAKESELTIIVSSGGRNNSHASCDEIDAQTLRRGYLPLQQFMPRSVSGARFERVSGDRSLRIPSAAASNRSTSLSQLALLGDGMLTTHAHLQTQSLCPSSTTSSLKTPLSGSSFPRTPRRRLPGGSSASSNASTEWLAVYHRNRNSADAYATIGGESELSEHPQADADTVVVLPEGTDNGGRTGSNNTLLTAPYAPGTATLALTPHRGIHKHNAMLHASNTNLKTLPEFLTLVEFSTTTNASSAHQPHKQKSMELPSATMRPKPISSASSTNLLQRRGSNHSLTLNLHGSCSNLLGNCRSGLSVSNYSLGPAVTNSTTNLNSKSSCNIDLSGAPIITQPHAHATPTQGAKQSLFRRRGSNQSLTLTSLTAASCGNLNSYASQHSLNKVTRTSSFITQTQNTTSNATTKRGLLERRGSNQSLTLNMGSSFGGIGTERQVHASSSLFLGDTCVEESDMSALHSKPSCCAPPTPHRRFFSSESLNRGSTPFADLNQAHRRNAKQVCFGSVSDLKPSASMLLDCAVNGGGGAGTGSQQQLGEVRRDSFNFQDSTVCSCTGVRNIMTRPLSPQSTSEEFKIYLANIQMLQNASNALNQLDLIKLNYIFDNTYASHNKGLAEQAVPMLSVRANKEAETPPGTRVTTSEDCEVAERYLAAVQSVLTTVQPDDDEQKRIFCDLHKEFWDLPLNHQEKPMVFGSQAKNRYKTILPNENSRVLLEKEGKQLAELAEDIREEHADLAEHISRQLHISDEVPYINANYIKGPDYTSKCYMATQGPLPNTIFEFWLMVYQNTRRYFQTTDNKAGTIQYYQKVIMLTNFAENNRQKCAVYFPIELNEIFITTSWHEVVTPTAAAADFFNAYLLPNESTPPPLNLADGGTEPEPHIGIEYYQAEVSEELQPFLPSTRGNYFVIKNIGIVRKNGFSIRKLVILYCINIGANTKESSAGNRNTILLINRLYCYHYWYPDWPDHRSPRDINTLLDICLHILNLGKCESEFDSFEIDDDDDDVISVLQPQTTHASHIAAQPVDLYQQDIFNAMQPLPVIHCSAGIGRTGCLTAILNAVRQLRQSFAYSLTTMAAEARKKQESSAGAGGELAAQTLLSPVDFALPSRFVEEAQRAITTPNGVIDTESSFTRNTLYYINYILRHRQQQQSDDDEHKDNHELDGVTAEAESLPWPLPTINDLPKIPDIFVDVLGIVCNLRLQRGGMVQNSEQYELIHRAVCLYLKRTFALKRF